One genomic window of Coffea eugenioides isolate CCC68of chromosome 1, Ceug_1.0, whole genome shotgun sequence includes the following:
- the LOC113750649 gene encoding uncharacterized protein LOC113750649, whose amino-acid sequence MIQLLYLVLFAEGLVAFLLVVKIGPLRELVMKGLDQVKMRKGTVLTIAGTFAAILLSNFFSIVKIQNKGAKLGTMSPMDQVLWRTNLLEASLMGFCLFLGFLIDRMHHYLRKLIGLRSTAGALRKENERLEKDKLQLKEKAEKADEERKVMKKEISNLTENLNKLKMESAEKDKKVETAEAHVAALQKQAADLLLEYDRLLEDNQNLQNQAVGYRG is encoded by the exons ATGATTCAGTTGCTGTATTTGGTTCTTTTTGCTGAGGGCTTGGTAGCATTTCTTTTAGTGGTAAAGATTGGGCCATTAAGAGAGCTGGTAATGAAGGGTTTAGATCAGGTGAAGATGAGAAAGGGCACCGTTTTAACTATTGCTGGTACTTTTGCTGCCATTCTTCTTTCAAACTTCTTCAGCATTGTCAAGATTCAGAACAAGGGTGCTAAGCTTGGTACCATGTCACCAATGGATCAAGTGCTTTGGAGGACCAACTTGCTTGAGGCTTCTCTCATGG GGTTCTGTTTGttccttggatttttaattGACCGTATGCACCATTACCTCCGAAAATTGATTGGATTGAGAAGTACAGCTGGAgctttgagaaaagaaaatgaaaggctTGAAAAAGATAAGCTGCAGCTTAAAGAGAAGGCCGAGAAAGCTGATGAGGAAAGAAAGGTAATGAAGAAAGAGATCTCTAACTTGACAGAGAACTTAAACAAGCTTAAGATGGAGTCTGCTGAGAAGGACAAGAAGGTTGAAACTGCAGAAGCTCATGTTGCTGCTCTTCAAAAACAAGCCGCTGATCTACTTCTGGAATATGACCGTCTTCTAGAGGATAACCAAAATCTTCAAAACCAAGCAGTAGGATACCGTGGTTGA
- the LOC113750577 gene encoding RPM1-interacting protein 4 codes for MAARPHVPQFGNWDSQENVPYTRYFDNARKGRGGKMINPNDPEENPEMFRQFAPPSPAPSNIRPQTEEPVGRGAVRAQHEYRGSREDGNFRQFVDSPARTDNPGRRTSGESTHHNSGRPTRQSAGSEHSFERSPLHSHHPAKLAGRGGTSPAWDGKSSHDSSHGTYGKSRMKQVSRVEESPDRGAAVPRFGDWDENNPQSADNYTHIFNKVREERHTGPSNLQAGNNFEPSYHMKRKQNASGDRKGCCFPWFGK; via the exons ATGGCAGCA CGCCCCCATGTACCTCAATTTGGCAACTGGGACAGCCAAGAAAATGTTCCCTACACACGGTACTTCGATAATGCAAGGAAAGGTAGAGGTGGAAAGATGATAAATCCCAACGACCCCGAGGAAAATCCAGAAATGTTTCGCCAGTTTGCTCCCCCATCTCCAGCACCCTCTAATATTAGACCTCAAACGGAGGAACCAGTGGGACGGGGAGCTGTTAGGGCACAGCACGAGTATCGTGGAAGTAGGGAAGATGGTAATTTCAGGCAATTTGTGGATTCTCCTGCACGTACTGATAATCCAGGCCGCAGGACCTCCGGTGAGTCAACTCATCACAATTCTGGTCGGCCAACCAGACAGAGTGCAGGGTCTGAGCACAGCTTCGAGCGGTCGCCACTACATTCACATCACCCGGCAAAGTTAGCAGGGAGAGGTGGCACATCTCCTGCTTGGGATGGAAAGAGCTCGCATGACAGCAGCCATGGGACATATGGGAAGTCCCGTATGAAGCAAGTTAGTCGAGTGGAGGAAAGT CCTGATAGAGGTGCTGCTGTTCCAAGATTTGGTGACTGGGACGAGAACAATCCTCAATCAGCTGATAATTACACTCATATTTTCAACAAGGTGCGCGAGGAAAGGCATACCGGCCCCTCAAATCTCCAAGCAGGCAATAATTTCGAGCCATCCTACCACATGAAGCGGAAGCAAAATGCCAGTGGCGATCGTAAG GGATGCTGCTTTCCATGGTTTGGAAAATGA
- the LOC113782021 gene encoding cell division control protein 45 homolog: MVRELSIESFYLRLRKSALASASSTPLLIFPSTSDVDSLCALKIIGHVLESDSVRYACYPVSSFKEIHKYAGPNLCALSEEPITILLVNWGCHRDLRRVLQIGPSACVFVVDSHRPIHLHNLSDRNDRVVVLYTKDDEHQADLAYDFDISELANAGDLNSDDEIEDDSDSEDENDSEGEEEDGGESQGTRKRRKVSQESENDPVKLFRKLKKEYYFMGTFHGKPSGCLMYELSHSLRKNTNELLWLACVALTDQFVHERLTEERYHAGVMELEQHINSSGNLDTITSVTLKDGTKVTAPDTSRISYEDEPRLMLLQEWNLFDSMLCSSYIATKLKTWSDNGIKKMQLLLARMGFAREECKQKFQYMSVEIKRRMKDMFEQYLPEFGLTDFYFRGFLLLHGYSSRVSAADVVHGVTALLESSVESDGSSASKQFGVAYDALSLNKLDKLEIGMKHAISVQRSILRQGSSAITKKGSIRSGSKFRWVKLEDSADTKVLCRPQALTKFGYFLMDALREKGARMKPLVCVCYTQERDKVLMVGVCGKPRLGAVQGNAFGIAFRSAAEETGAEYFHELFESSWIVLDSIAVNSFMIRLTEKLL; the protein is encoded by the coding sequence ATGGTGAGAGAGCTAAGTATAGAATCATTTTACTTGCGGTTGCGCAAATCGGCTTTAGCTTCAGCTTCGTCCACTCCTTTGCTAATTTTCCCTTCAACTTCTGATGTGGATTCGCTTTGTGCTTTAAAGATAATTGGCCATGTTCTTGAATCTGATTCCGTTAGATATGCTTGTTATCCAGTTTCCAGTTTTAAGGAAATTCATAAATATGCGGGACCTAATTTGTGTGCCTTGTCTGAGGAACCCATTACAATTTTGTTAGTTAATTGGGGTTGTCATAGAGATCTTAGGAGGGTATTACAAATTGGTCCTTCGGCTTGTGTTTTTGTGGTGGATAGCCACAGGCCCATCCACTTGCATAATTTGAGCGACAGGAATGATCGTGTTGTGGTGCTTTACACCAAGGATGATGAGCACCAGGCTGATTTGGCTTATGATTTTGACATTTCAGAGCTGGCTAACGCCGGTGATTTGAATAGTGATGATGAGATTGAGGACGATTCGGATAGTGAGGATGAGAATGACAGTGAGGGTGAGGAGGAAGATGGTGGTGAGAGTCAAGGGACTCGAAAGAGGAGGAAGGTTTCTCAAGAAAGTGAGAATGACCCAGTTAAGCTTTTCAGAAAGTTGAAGAAAGAGTACTACTTTATGGGTACCTTTCATGGGAAGCCATCTGGCTGTTTGATGTATGAACTGTCTCATTCTCTCAGGAAAAACACAAATGAGTTGCTTTGGTTGGCTTGTGTGGCTTTAACTGACCAGTTTGTTCACGAGAGATTAACAGAAGAGAGATACCACGCTGGGGTAATGGAGCTTGAGCAGCATATTAATAGCTCAGGCAATTTGGACACTATTACTTCAGTTACTCTCAAAGATGGAACAAAGGTCACTGCACCTGACACTTCAAGAATCTCATACGAGGATGAGCCAAGGCTGATGCTCTTACAAGAATGGAACTTGTTTGATTCGATGTTGTGTTCATCTTACATTGCAACTAAGTTAAAGACTTGGAGTGACAATGGCATAAAGAAGATGCAGCTTCTTTTAGCTCGGATGGGGTTTGCCCGGGAAGAGTGCAAACAAAAGTTTCAGTATATGAGTGTTGAGATCAAGAGAAGGATGAAGGACATGTTTGAGCAGTATCTTCCAGAGTTTGGTCTCAcggatttttattttagaggATTCTTACTATTGCACGGATACAGTTCAAGGGTCTCTGCAGCAGATGTAGTGCATGGAGTTACCGCCCTGTTAGAGTCATCCGTAGAATCCGATGGCTCCTCTGCTTCAAAACAGTTTGGGGTTGCTTATGATGCATTGTCCTTGAACAAGCTTGATAAGCTCGAAATTGGGATGAAACATGCTATCTCAGTGCAAAGGTCGATTCTTAGACAAGGTAGCTCAGCCATAACCAAGAAAGGATCAATAAGAAGTGGGAGTAAATTTCGGTGGGTGAAGCTTGAAGATTCAGCAGATACAAAGGTGTTATGTCGCCCTCAGGCTTTAACTAAATTTGGTTATTTTCTGATGGATGCCTTACGGGAAAAGGGAGCAAGGATGAAGCCGTTAGTCTGTGTTTGTTATACTCAAGAACGGGATAAAGTATTAATGGTGGGGGTTTGCGGGAAGCCGCGACTCGGTGCAGTTCAGGGAAATGCATTTGGGATTGCATTTAGAAGTGCGGCTGAGGAGACAGGAGCTGAGTACTTTCACGAACTATTTGAATCATCTTGGATAGTTTTGGATTCAATTGCTGTGAATTCATTCATGATCAGGTTGACAGAGAAGCTTTTATGA
- the LOC113761591 gene encoding E3 ubiquitin-protein ligase RNF4 isoform X1 — translation MSTQGHRTYSRSQRRRKTGLNVDLNAVPPSDNRDQVGPSAHSQSQDYETSWGAGPIPPCPIDLEAIDDDVMISSPRAFAEAKNNSRRNHGRVIVVDVDSDERSSRGTQNGRNKHRRVSANQTFINCDLYINLEGASNSGRDNVNSVVSQPLPPPPPPKEPTFNCPVCMGPLVEEMSTKCGHIFCKACIKSAIAAQNKCPTCRRKVTTKDIIRVYLPAAS, via the exons ATGAGCACCCAGGGACATAGGACATATTCAAGGTCTCAACGAAGGCGGAAAACAGGATTAAATGTTGATCTAAATGCAGTGCCACCAAGTGATAACCGTGACCAAGTGGGACCTTCAGCTCATTCTCAGTCTCAAGACTATGAAACTAGCTGGGGAGCTGGTCCTATCCCACCTTGCCCAATTGATCTTGAGGCAATTGATGATGATGTGATGATATCCTCGCCTAGGGCGTTTGCAGAG GCTAAAAACAATTCTAGGAGGAATCATGGGCGGGTGATCGTCGTTGATGTAGACTCTG ACGAACGATCATCTAGAGGGACTCAAAATGGTCGAAACAAGCACAGAAGAGTCTCTGCAAACCAAACATTTATAAACTGCGACCTTTACATTAACCTGGAAGGTGCAAGCAACTCTGGG AGAGATAATGTGAATTCTGTGGTGTCGCAGCCACTGCCACCACCGCCCCCACCAAAGGAGCCTACCTTCAATTGTCCAGTTTGCATGGGTCCATTGGTTGAGGAAATGTCAACCAAGTGTGGTCACATTTTCTGTAAGGCATGCATCAAGTCTGCCATAGCTGCTCAGAATAAATGCCCTACATGTAGGCGGAAAGTCACAACGAAAGACATTATCAGGGTCTATCTTCCTGCTGCAAGTTAA
- the LOC113761591 gene encoding E3 ubiquitin-protein ligase RNF4 isoform X2, with amino-acid sequence MSTQGHRTYSRSQRRRKTGLNVDLNAVPPSDNRDQVGPSAHSQSQDYETSWGAGPIPPCPIDLEAIDDDVMISSPRAFAEAKNNSRRNHGRVIVVDVDSDERSSRGTQNGRNKHRRVSANQTFINCDLYINLEGASNSGPLPPPPPPKEPTFNCPVCMGPLVEEMSTKCGHIFCKACIKSAIAAQNKCPTCRRKVTTKDIIRVYLPAAS; translated from the exons ATGAGCACCCAGGGACATAGGACATATTCAAGGTCTCAACGAAGGCGGAAAACAGGATTAAATGTTGATCTAAATGCAGTGCCACCAAGTGATAACCGTGACCAAGTGGGACCTTCAGCTCATTCTCAGTCTCAAGACTATGAAACTAGCTGGGGAGCTGGTCCTATCCCACCTTGCCCAATTGATCTTGAGGCAATTGATGATGATGTGATGATATCCTCGCCTAGGGCGTTTGCAGAG GCTAAAAACAATTCTAGGAGGAATCATGGGCGGGTGATCGTCGTTGATGTAGACTCTG ACGAACGATCATCTAGAGGGACTCAAAATGGTCGAAACAAGCACAGAAGAGTCTCTGCAAACCAAACATTTATAAACTGCGACCTTTACATTAACCTGGAAGGTGCAAGCAACTCTGGG CCACTGCCACCACCGCCCCCACCAAAGGAGCCTACCTTCAATTGTCCAGTTTGCATGGGTCCATTGGTTGAGGAAATGTCAACCAAGTGTGGTCACATTTTCTGTAAGGCATGCATCAAGTCTGCCATAGCTGCTCAGAATAAATGCCCTACATGTAGGCGGAAAGTCACAACGAAAGACATTATCAGGGTCTATCTTCCTGCTGCAAGTTAA
- the LOC113761999 gene encoding oleoyl-acyl carrier protein thioesterase, chloroplastic, with protein sequence MLSMGTFCVCNSITDHSHAAAPGLSGQCHQRFFNFTNRRRNFVISSSGAAQKGPVLAVATDEPNAKQAGFQPSLADRLRLGSLTQDGLSYKEKFIVRCYEVGINKTATVETIANLLQEVGCNHAQSLGFSTDGFATTHTMRKLHLIWVTSRMHIEIYKYPAWSDVVEIETWCQSEGRIGTRRDWILKDYANGEVIGRATSKWVMMNQDTRRLQKVTDDVRDEYLIYCPKAPRLAFPEENNASLKKIAKLKDPAQYSKIGLVPRRADLDMNQHVNNVTYIGWVLESIPQEVIDNYELQTITLDYRRECQHDDIVDSLTSPELDDDAAILQTTNGSPTASRDTDKCCQFLHLLRLSGDGLEINRGRTEWRKKPAKR encoded by the exons atgtTGTCGATGGGGACATTTTGTGTATGCAATTCAATCACCGACCACAGCCATGCCGCTGCCCCGGGCCTAAGTGGTCAATGCCATCAAAGATTCTTCAATTTTACCAATCGGCGCAGAAATTTTGTCATCTCCTCTTCTGGGGCGGCCCAGAAAGGTCCGGTTCTGGCTGTCGCTACCGACGAGCCCAATGCCAAGCAAGCCGGATTCCAGCCCAGCCTGGCTGACCGCCTCAGGCTTGGGAGCTTAACCCAGGATGGCTTGTCTTACAAGGAGAAGTTCATTGTCAGGTGCTATGAGGTTGGAATTAACAAAACTGCCACCGTTGAAACCATTGCCAATCTCTTGCAG GAAGTTGGATGCAACCATGCTCAGAGTCTTGGGTTTTCAACGGATGGATTTGCTACAACACATACTATGAGAAAACTGCACCTCATATGGGTGACTTCTCGCATGCATATTGAAATTTACAAGTATCCTGCTTG GAGTGATGTAGTTGAAATTGAGACGTGGTGTCAAAGTGAAGGAAGAATTGGTACTAGACGTGATTGGATCCTTAAAGACTATGCCAATGGTGAAGTCATTGGAAGAGCCACCAG CAAGTGGGTAATGATGAACCAAGACACAAGAAGGCTTCAGAAAGTGACTGATGATGTCCGTGATGAGTATTTAATCTACTGCCCAAAAGCACCTAG ATTAGCATTTCCTGAGGAGAATAATGCCAGTTTGAAGAAAATTGCAAAACTGAAAGATCCTGCTCAATATTCCAAAATAGGACTGGTG CCCCGACGAGCTGATCTGGACATGAATCAGCATGTAAACAATGTAACCTACATTGGATGGGTTCTTGAG AGTATACCTCAAGAAGTCATTGACAATTATGAACTACAAACTATTACATTGGATTATCGGCGTGAGTGCCAACATGATGACATAGTCGATTCCCTCACCAGCCCTGAACTGGATGATGATGCTGCAATTCTTCAGACAACTAATGGGTCCCCTACTGCTAGTAGAGATACGGACAAGTGCTGCCAGTTTTTGCATTTATTAAGATTATCTGGTGATGGACTTGAAATCAATAGGGGTCGCACTGAGTGGAGAAAGAAACCTGCAAAAAGATGA